The Alnus glutinosa chromosome 8, dhAlnGlut1.1, whole genome shotgun sequence DNA segment ttgaaATCCAACGAGACCTAAACTAAATTATTTCTAGTATCTGAGGCTACCACATACCCAAAAATTATTGTGATATGTGCCATAAAACCCAAGTTCTAAAATAATGGGTGGTCAATAAAACCTAAGTTCTAATATTCAAATTTCCAGCAATTTGACAGTATGACATTTGCtgtttcaaaaattattaattaattcacCTTAATTTTAAATTGCATCAAACTAATTTTGTAACTTTCCTCTTAAAGGGTTGGGCCGGGCGGGGTCGAGTTTCCGAGTCAATCCAAGGGTCATGACTTCACCTGCCGACCTTTGATTGGGCCAGGTATGCTTGGCCTGGGTTCGGTCTTGGGCTTGGGCCTGCAGGACTGACTTTCGGTCGGTTAACCTCTACTTTGGGCCTGGTAGAGATGGGATTCCGCTTGCTACCCGCATTTTGAAGTTTCACTCCAAAAGACGTCACGTCGTTTCTTGCAGGCTGCATCCAAGGTCCATAGAACGGCGTCATTTCAGGCTTGCGCCGAAACGACGTCATTTGTTCTGGTGCTGATCAAATGAGCTTGCACAGGACGggaaacgacgttgttttgctCCCCTACACGCGCCCCCCCTCTGATGTTGGGTTGTTGGTCAAAACCGtgtctttttttaacaaacagaCCAACAATTGTCATCTTCCTCGAGATTTCTGAAACCAGAGCAACTTTCTCATTCTTCCAAAGGTCCGAAAATCAGTCTCTTTTCTGGGAATGACTCCTTGACACTCTCAAAGCCTAGAGGAGAAGAAATTTCCTTTGTTTTAGTGAGAGTTTTCTCTGAAGAAAAACTCTTTGTTTTTGTCAATGGAATAGAGGAaatctttcaaatatttttcttccagtatacacattgtcctcaagtTCTCTACGTTCTCAATATATTTCAAACCCACCCACAGTGATTGTTAAAGGCTTTTCCTCTGGTTTGGCTGTCGATTGATGAAGATTATAAAAAGCCATTTTTGTTGAAGCTAATGTTGCAGAACAATCTCAGACTCTGTTCTTTTCTCTGTCTTCCTCCATAGCCTTGCTTTGATGACAATGAAGGAACTATGTAGAAAATTGAATGCAAGTGTTTggaacaataaattataaatcatgTGAGGGTAAAAATTCTGCAGGAAAGCAAAGAGAATGAATGtcacataaagaaataaattcgCCCTCCAACCCCCTAATACATAGACCATCATGCAAGACAGCAAGAGTTGCATTGTTTTTTCTCTAACTTCCATAAAAGTTATTACCTTCCATCGAGATGATTAAGTGTGGGATGGCCACACTTATTATGGCGTGATCATCCCTTAAAACACGTCATCACAGCAAGCTCAACTCAAGTTATTATTCATGGGCTATACATCTTTCGTTTTTTAATTGTAGTATTGATTTTTTTCCTAACTTTTAATAGATTGTTGGCTGCTTAGCCCGACCCATCTAATTAAAATACAATGGCAAGTTGAGTTATGCTACATAAATATCTTATAAAGTTGATGTGGCAATGTCGAATAGTCATTATTTCACAAGGGATGATTCAATGACTACTTGAACTTGTCACGTTAGTTTTGTACGTGAAATGTTTGTCTAGTATGTAGCATTAATGTTGCAAGTTTGTTTTAGTAACGGTTCATCATACCTTGTACTTCCATTtgcaatttctatttttttttttaaaaaaaaagattagaaattttatataatacATCTTCATCCCGACTCTTATTCCACTCGACTGATGTCACAATGCTAttaattataaatgaagttGTAAATAGATGGATAACAATGATATATAATGAATTATGAAACTTGTATTGGTCTAAATGATAAGGATATataattagtttaaaatcgTTGAGTCATGGCTCTACATTGTATGGTTCAACAAACCCCCACCAAGTCAACTAATTGGACTTAATTAATCAAATGCCAAAGTagatgttattttcttttccttttggctTTATCTTCTTCTACTTTCTCATAATTAAATTGCAAATATAGAGAGACATCAAAATTCAAATGATTGAtatttccaatatatataaaagctgtCCTCATGTAATGAGGGGTATTTGAACATCCTCCTATGGATGGATATTCACATTAATTAATTGCTCACTTACCTATAACGGGCAAACCCATAATTCACGATTAGAAGTAATTAGCAACAACCATAGCTGCCCCAGTATGATTTACATGAATGTAGCAAAGTGCATGCcctgtaaaatatatatttttttgttcgaTATCCTGCAGGCTGCAGGCCATGCTGGCCAGTTGCTCTCAAAAGCAATAGATTCCACCGCTGAAATAGTGCCATGTGCCGAGCCTATAGCTTTTGGGATCCCATTAAGCTAAGATTCATCGAGTTGAAAGTGACAACACAAGGGAAATAAATGCCAAACATGACTACCAGTACTCTTTCATGCCTTGTCAACCAGTTGCACCCACAAAACACAACAATTATCTGATGATCGATCACCacaataatattttctaacTTATTAAAACACTGACATATGTGCTACTAGTAATGCAAGATGATGTGCCATCTCATGTACTTCAAATCTGTAAAAGTGGCCCCAAGCCTCAAGTTCTTGGAGAAAATATCTTGAAAGAAGCtcatttccctttcttttttcctaagcaaCTACAAAGGGGAAAGGGGAAAAGTTTTTCGTTTAAAAGATTGTTATGATAAAggtggaatttttatttttatttatttatttacttatttttatattttaaatatgttttgagttgtttgttaatatatttttaatttgaaaagagaGAATATATTCGTTAATAAACATGACCTATATATAATCCTTTTGGGAAGAGtgaaaaacaagcaaaacattGTTCTAGGCATGAGCTAGTGACTCGTAattattgtgttttgagttatttgttaaacGAGTTGGGCAAGTCGGCCATGAGAATTAAGGGTTACAGTTGGGAATATAAATTACACGCAGACTCACTCAAACACTTAACTATTTGGAATATAACTGCATAAGCCCAATACTTAGATGATCACTCTTAACAGGATCAAATACGTTGTCTAACTCTAAACTTCTTCATACAATTttctcaaataatattttgactTAAGTATCAGAGTGTCTTAGAAGAGTCCCCGGTCAATCGAGGACGGAAATTTCCTACGGCCATTTTCTCTAGTTTACATGTGACACACCGCCAGTCCCACCATCAATAAAATTGCTTCAATAAAGACTAATTAAAATACGTGCGATGTGGGACAGCCAAATAAATGAACTAGACTACTTTAGTTGATTAGGTCCACCTACACTAGCTGATGAACTTCATGAATCATGACATTAACTTACAACTCTTCTGCAATGAAACCAACAGAAAGCATGAGgatttataatttgatttttttttttaattatatattttatttttctgacgATATTAGTAGTTGCAGGATGACATTGATTTTAGCTGACTTATTGACTATCAATATTTATATTCAGAACAAAACTAACAACTTACGTTATTACGACGTACTCAATATACCTaactatatattaattttttttaacatatatatattaatttgttgttATCTATATTATtgggaaaaactttacttacggCCATGAATATTTCATCAGTTTTGTAATCATatcctcaaactttaaaaagtgtcaatttaagttatttatttttcattttttttaatatataattttaacaattcCGTCCAAATTCAATGTTAAATCAAACGGTTGGTGTGTAAAATGTTTCTTATATTCCtaaaatgtttataaaattacaaaaatacattgatttaataattaaaaattatttttttaaaaaaaagtctcacCCGACATGGGTCATGGAGGTATCCCACGGTGGAGCACAAATTgggtttcattttttcatttcttttaaaaataattagtagtattttggaaatttcacctttttctgttaggatttaaggTTGAATTTGGACTGAATGAttgaaattaaaagatggagagcataaattgacacattttaaagtttgaggTTATAATTACGAAAGTGACGAAAGATGAGAAATGGTAAGCGAAGTTCTTCCATATTTTTATTTGCCTCCGATCCATCCAAAGACATGAAAGACAAGGGCACGACCGGCTTGTGGTACATGGAAACTTTCATCATCTTTACGAAAAAATCATAAACAAGCACTACTTTGCTTGGCATTGCAGTAAGGCAAATGCCACTATCTGATCTTATCTATTTGTCTGATGTTTTTGTCATTTCTACCGACATTCTATTTTCTTTGAGCAGTTTTGGATCAAGAGCTATCAAAAAGGCAGgctaagaaagaaagaattatgGTCTTTATTCTATCTGTTTGGTAAAGAAGGCTCCATTGCTGATCAGATAATCAGCTTTTTAGTGGGAAGTATTAGCTCAACAAGTTTAGCATAAACTCTTTGAGAGAGAGGGGAGAAGTCAATTAATATTTGAGCATGGGTAAAGAAGAAGCTTCCAAAAAGGATTAGAGAAAAAGACTGCTAGATTGCAGCTGATGGGTACCAAGAATTGAATAGAAATACCAACAAACTCAACCATGGGAAATGGatatttttgctttcttttcaaAGTTTGTTACCTCACCAAGAGTGAGGTAGAAAAGTTTTATGGGCTAATAAAGGTGAAGAATTCTTGGCTCCCATCTAAAGCAAGAGGGCACAATTCTTTAACACTAAGCAGCTGGTGGGAAATCTTAGCTTTGTTAGTCTTTTTAATGAAGGCATTTAATTAATTGGTGACATTAATGTTAGGCATTGATCAATTAGGTTATATatcactcttttctttttaataagcCGTACTTACAACAAATTGAGCTATATAGTCAGAGATTACAATAACAAATTTTAAGACATGTTTGAGACAGACATCTCTATTGTTGGGGTGCAACAATGTTGTTCTACTCATGCGTACGGCTTTTAAAACGTGCTTTATGGGGTGTAATTTCGAATGTCATAAAAGGTTTTGGCTTTCCTCACTGCACACCAATTAGTTTTCCTATAAAATTGTCAAAGCCCCGATACAATATCTATGTTCAAATTATTCATTTTGTGAAGCAAGAATTAGAGGATTGCAATTAAAAGTGTTAGACAAATGATGCTGAACCAACCCCTCTTCGCCCTTTCCCACCAAACAATAATTAAGCCTCATCCAATCAAATGGTAAAGATGATGGCTTCTAGATACCTCAACTTTCAACATAAACTCTTTTTCACAAAACAAGTCTCTCTACTATAGTTGTTTAAGTTTGATGTAAtcaaacaattattattttcttctctcttatCATTGGTCGccaaattttctcatttttaatttttttttcttctataaaataattatactCTTCACACCCATTTCATATTGGTTGACGTTACGTATTTTAAGTGgctttcaagatttttttttttaaagagaaatgttgtATACTACACTTCTCATCCGGTCATCCCATCCCCACCCCACAAcccttggattttatttttatttttaacatggGTTGATCTAAAGATTGATAGACATTGTTACATCATCCCAGTAGAATAAGAGGTGAGATCCGAGTAGTATACAACGTTACTCTTTTTAAGGGACTGACATAGAAAGACACTTAAAACACGATATATCAACTGGTACTAAATAGGTGAGAAGAGTAATACTATCCAttcttatattaatatttattgcaTAATCATTTGTGTCGTATATAATTCCTTCCACATGAAAATGATAATGCAGTTTGGTTAGAGGTTGTAAAAGATTGGGTTGTGATTGatacattttaattaattagctctATGTATAATAatcaaataaaggaaaatattatttttgaattgccacataagaaaaaaagaaaaaaaacaatgcagctgaaaaaatatgaatattcttacccaaaaaaagaaaaaagaaaaaggaaaaaagaaaaatgaatagcaTAAGGGTGGTTTAGGAATTACATTATTTTAACGAATCTATCACGTGGTACCGCTCGATCTAggttcaaaaaaattcaaatcccAATGTCATTGAAATGAAATCGAACGATTACCAGGCGCCCAATCTATCCTCTTCTGGATATAAAGATTCAACCCTTgccttttctttcaatttttttattggcATTAATATTAGATCACCCATCTTCCTGCTCGTTCAAGCAACGGCTCTGATCCGCTGTTAGCTTTCATTGCAATTCATGGCCCCACTctgaacctctctctctctctatctctctcattGAGCTTTGTGCTTCAAAATGGCCACCAAGAACCAAAACAAGCCTCCATTTCCCAACCACAACCTCACAAGTACAGCCACAAACCCTTCGAGTGTAAGCTTTCGTATACTCTTTTTTACACCTTATAGTTCTTCAGATTCCAAAACCTAGGTTTCAAGCATAATCTATTTGTGATTAATAGgttgcttttgtttttatttctttttggttaGATTTTGCATTCttagtttgtttttttggtgAATTCTTTTTTGTGGGGTTTTAGAGAAAGTGTATTGGTGATGAGAAAATGGTTGGGACGGCAAACAATGGTAGGAGCAGGCAAGCGTTTTCGGTGGTAAATGGCGGGCAAGATCTCTGCCCGAATAGCGCTCCGGCGAGCAATGCGGGCTCGGAGTGTGGAGGGATTGAGTTTACTCGAGAGGATGTTGAAGCGTTGTTGAATGAGAAACCAAAAAGGAAGGACAGGTTCAATCTTAAGGTTAGTGggtttttgagtattttgagGTTATTgagttgaaagaattttttatttttttagtattatttggTTTTATTGAATAGGAATTGGATTTTGAACCTTGTTGtatcaaatttttgtttttaaaattgttggaTTTCTAGGAAAGATGTGATAATATGGTTGAGTACATCAAGAGGCTTAAGTTATGCGTCAAATGGTTCCAAGAGCTTGAGGGAAGCTACTTATTTGAGCAAGAGAAGTTGCTGAACATGTTGGAGTCGGCCGAGCAGAAATGCAATGAAACGGGTATgattgatttcttttatttcactGATTTCTAAATAAACTTGATTAGTGTTGTAAATATATTTGCTTGATTTTAGAGGGACAAATGAAAAACAAGGAAGAAGAGCTGAATTCAATTATCATGGAGCTAAGAAAGAACTACGCTTCTTTACAAGAGAAGTTTACAAAGGAAGAGACGGATAAGTTGGTAAGAAGGAGAgtcaaaatttagtttttccATGAAGCCATTGTTTGAATGATTGCTAGTTATGAATTTCACAATGTTTTGAATCTCAATCAGGATGCTGTGGATTCTCttgcaaaagagaaagaggCTAGACTTAATTTTGAGAGGTCTCAAGCTTCTCTGTCCGAAGAGCTTGCCAAAGCTCAACGAGAGCTTTTAAGTTCTAATCAGAAGGTAAAGCTAAAACTGAAATTCAAACTCGCTGACTTTGTCCAATGTCGCTCTTCTTTCTAGTTATTATTATAGaagtttacttatcaaaaaaaattattatagaaGTACTCTAAAAACTGTTTGTGTGTGGGTTTCTTGAATTCTGCAGATATCGTCACTTAATGATATGTACAAGCGACTACAGGATTACAACACAAGCTTACAGCAGTACAATGGTAAACTTCATACGGACCTTTCTACAGTTGAAAACGAGCTTAAGCATGTAGAGAAAGAGAAGGCTACTATAGTTGAAAGCCTCAGCATGTTAAGGGGTCAACTTACTATGTCCAGAGTGAGTTTTTATTTTCCTGTGGACCATTTCCCATTGCATCAGATATTTACCTTATGGCGTATTGATGAATTATATTTTAACTTTTGTACTTGTTAAAGTGCATTGGTTATCCAACTTTTACTCCATCTGCAAAATCGGGAATAGTTGATATGTTATAAGATTGTTAAAGAACTTAGACTAACAATTGTGTAATAAAGGAAATGGTGTTTTCTTCTAGTGAAAGAAGTAACTTAACATTGCTGATATGGTGTAcatgttcaaattttttaaaaacttcatGGACAATTAGGCTCCAATCATCTGTCCCAAAAGTTCAAGTTGTTAGAAAGTACACCAACAACGTACATCAAAATCATAAATATACCAACACCGAAATTTGCCCAATGGCCCCAAAAAACAGCTAGAGGGTGTGAATAGTTATTTTCCCAATAATCACAACCACAAAGATTCTTACCAAAATTTAATAAagcaataaagaaataaaacacaacaattttgatgacgaagtggaaaccttTTGAAGAATCAAATTACATACATTttatacttacaaaacctttgtagtTAAACCCGATTTGTACCCCAATAAACGACTCGTTCGTCTTCTATCGCAATAGCTCCAAAACTCTGGCTATTATTCTATCAAGCTTCTTCTGCAATCCAAAACTCTGGTGGCCTAAAGTTTGTCATGTGTGGTTTAATGAAGTTTAGGAATGAAGGCATAGGGATATAGAAGCTCTCtccaagaacaaaaaataatggcGTTAGGGTCTATTGAAATATGAAGCGTGCTAGTAGCTAGGGTTTCACAATTTTATCGATGTGATGTTTGAACGGGGTTTGATCGTCGTTGTGACCTGGTGTCTCGGATCTACCTCAATGACCATCGCGAACAGGATTGCAACTGGATGGATTTGTGGGTCCTTGTGAAACACTTCCGTTTGAACTATCTTCAACTAGGCTTGTGATCGGGGCTCTAAGAGTTATTTTGTAAAGCTTAGTTATTCAACCTCGTTTGAACCTGGTGAGACCACCCTTGTGACTGATCCTCTTAGGAGCTTGAACTTTAAGCACTTGAACTCCTCCATTCAAATCATGTTCGACTGCCATTTCGACCAAGTCTCTCAGGAGCTCAGTTCTTGAGATGCATTGAAACCTCGTTTGAACTCCTTTGAACTGTGTTTTGATTGACAACTTTTGATCTTCAATTTTCACCAAGTTTTGAACTTCCAACTTAAGAACTCAACTTAGACTTACAACCAAATTAGTTTTAACATTGAATTTGCCAACTTTAATCCTAACAAACACTAACATGGTCTTATTCAAGCTTGCTTTAGGAAAATTTATGAAAACGTTTGGATGTTATGTTTGTTGTGTTCTGATTGAGGTTGTTTATAAATACAACAAATGTATAGAGGGACATTTTCCAATAAAATTTGGTAGATTGTTTTGGACAATGGGGTGTAAAATAAATGTAGCAATTTGTCTCAATAGTTTTAGGTTGAAAAGTGGaacatctcttttctttttattctaccctttctttttattattgatttcaTATTTTATCTCTTATGAATTGAATTTCATGTTGTTAGGCTTCTCAAGATGAGGCTATAAAGCAAAAGGATGCTTTGGTGAACGAAGCTGCTTTTCTTCGGgcagagctacatcaagtgagAGATGATCGTGATCGTTTGCAGCCACTAGTGCAGACTCTAACAACTGATGTGGTGAAACATAAAGAGTCTACTGAAAAATATGTTGCTGAGTTGGACCACCtgataataaaaacaaatgaacTAGAGgttaatttctttgttttctttacaTGTTATCGCTTTACCATTAAAATGAAAAGCTTTTGAGATGTTGGGTTTCTTTTACAGGCAACCTGTTCTTTGCAAAATAACAAGATAAGGATACTGCAGAACCAGCTAGCAACTGCAGAGGAGAAATTGCAGGTAATGATATGAAGTCAAGCAAAATTAGTATTGCATGGggatatttattatattaggtGTATGTACCATTTGTTTCTTAGATTTTAGGCATGAATCATTAGGTCATATTAGcagatttataattataataaaatatgctCTTTTTGCAGCTTTATGATTCATCTGCACTCGAGACACGAACTGAATTTGAAGGGCAAAAGAAACTTATAAATGAGTTACAAAATCGCCTGGCAGATGCAGAATTCAAACTTGTGGAAGGAGAGATGCTACGCAAAAAATTACATAATACCATCTTGGTAGTTCTTATCCCACAATCTTCTATTAGCAGCAAATATGTATACCTTGCTAAACTATCTTATGATATAGGAACTTAAAGGGAATATTCGAGTATTCTGTAGAGTGCGACCTCTTTTGCCTGATGATGGTGGTATTAGCATGGAAGGAAAGGTTTTCTCTTATCCGACATCCATAGAGACTCTTGGACGGGGAATTGATGTAGTGCAAAGCGGTAAATTTCTTGGAGCAAAAATATTGGACAATAAGTTTATTTTCTGTTTGATATCGATTAATATTCGAAGTGGGTCTTGAAAACTAAGAACTTACATAAGTATATATTGTAACCAGGGCAGAAGCATGCTTTCACATTTGACCAAGTTTTCATGCCTGAAGCAACACAGGATGATGTTTTTGTAGAAATCTCACAACTTGTACAAAGTGCTCTGGACGGTTATAAGGTGATTCATTAAGCTCCAAATCTTATTTTCTGCTAAagtaaattttgtatttatccaAAATAGtagatttagttttattttatgaacTGATTTTCTTTTGAAGATTGTGTTTGTTAATCATCTGGGGATAGGCATCAGGGTTCTCAACAGTAATGTACATATATGTGTGTGCTTGCATGTGTGTTTGTATGTGTGTATTTGTGTATGATCAGAACTTTGTGAAAGCACAGTtgctaaaaaatatttgaacCTCATAATAGTTCTATATGCTTACAGAATTTTACTTATTGATAAGTGGGTCTTGTAATTGGAACTTTATTAGTTGATatgcttattaaaaaaaacgttATTAGTTGATATGATTGATCCTTGATAGAATTTTGCCAAACATGCATATTGCTTTGCATTTCAATGTATTTGCTAGTATTCTATACACTATACATAACTAGCATCATATTTGCCTTAAGAAATGATGGTGCTTTCCTTTTTCAGGTTTGCATTTTCGCCTATGGTCAAACAGGTTCTGGTAAAACTTATACTATGATGGGTAGGCCAGGACATCCTGAGCAAAAGGGTTTAATACCCCGCTCACTAgaacaaatatttcaaactaGGCAGTCTCTTCAACCTCAAGGTTGGAGATATGAAATGCAGGTGAATAAGAATATGTTTCTTTTGTTAGTTTTCATCTTCTGAATACATGGATGTAGTTTTATGCATGATTATCGAAAATTTGACTTCTTCAAACACCTGTAGGTATCTATGTTGGAAATATATAATGAAACAATTCGTGACTTGTTATCAACACCCGGTGTTGCTGGAAAGCAATATGCAATTAAACACGATGCAAATGGAAATGCACACGTCTCTGATCTTACAATTGTGGATGTCCGCAGTGCTAAAGAGGTCTCGTTTCTCTTAGATCAGGCTGCACAGAGCAGGTAAAGATTAGAACATGCATATTTTGAGCTTGATTTGAGTCATGCAATATTTTTCTG contains these protein-coding regions:
- the LOC133876004 gene encoding kinesin-like protein KIN-14N — encoded protein: MATKNQNKPPFPNHNLTSTATNPSSRKCIGDEKMVGTANNGRSRQAFSVVNGGQDLCPNSAPASNAGSECGGIEFTREDVEALLNEKPKRKDRFNLKERCDNMVEYIKRLKLCVKWFQELEGSYLFEQEKLLNMLESAEQKCNETEGQMKNKEEELNSIIMELRKNYASLQEKFTKEETDKLDAVDSLAKEKEARLNFERSQASLSEELAKAQRELLSSNQKISSLNDMYKRLQDYNTSLQQYNGKLHTDLSTVENELKHVEKEKATIVESLSMLRGQLTMSRASQDEAIKQKDALVNEAAFLRAELHQVRDDRDRLQPLVQTLTTDVVKHKESTEKYVAELDHLIIKTNELEATCSLQNNKIRILQNQLATAEEKLQLYDSSALETRTEFEGQKKLINELQNRLADAEFKLVEGEMLRKKLHNTILELKGNIRVFCRVRPLLPDDGGISMEGKVFSYPTSIETLGRGIDVVQSGQKHAFTFDQVFMPEATQDDVFVEISQLVQSALDGYKVCIFAYGQTGSGKTYTMMGRPGHPEQKGLIPRSLEQIFQTRQSLQPQGWRYEMQVSMLEIYNETIRDLLSTPGVAGKQYAIKHDANGNAHVSDLTIVDVRSAKEVSFLLDQAAQSRSVGKTQMNEQSSRSHFVFTLRIFGVNESTEQEVQGVLNLIDLAGSERLSKSGSTGDRLKETQAINKSLSSLSDVILALAKKEDHIPFRNSKLTYLLQPCLGGDSKTLMFVNVSPDPSSVGESLCSLRFAARVNACEIGIPRRQTNTRPSDSRLSYG